A stretch of DNA from Pseudomonas sp. HN11:
ATTGGGGGCACACGGTGAGTCAAGCGTCTATGAAAAGCGCGTAGGAACAGTTCGCTTGTGGCGCCCAGCGCTTGCGTGATTATTCATCGGGTGTTTGTGCGAATTCGATCAGGCCACTCTGTTCCCTTCGTAGGTAGATTCCTTTCAGGGAACAGGCAGCTTGATCGTAGCCGCTATTGAGGGCTGGAACGCCCCGTCATTTCCCGCGCCATTTCAGTGGCATAGCTGTCGGTCATTCCAGCGATAAAATCGATCATGCGCAGGAATGAAGCGTGCAGCGGCCACTGAGGATTGGGGGCATTGTTGCCCAGCAGGTCGAGAATGCGCCGGTTCTTGAATGACGGCGTGCGCCCACCATGCTGCTCCAGCGCTGCGCCGCAAAAGGCGTTCAAGAGAATTTCCAGTGTGGTATAGGCACCAATTTCATGCAGTGTCTTGCGTTTATCCTGGAAGATCTTCTTGCGTGCCATGTCCTTGGCGTCCAGTACGCAGCGTTTGGCCGGGCCGTGCATGTGTTCCACCAGGTCGCCGGGCAGGGTGCCGGCAAGCAAGGCATCCTGCTGTTCGACGAAGGCGCTCGCCGCAGCGTTAGTCAAATGCTCGATGGCCTTGCCCCGCAGGATCGCCAGTTTGCGTCGGCGGGAGTCCTGCGCGCCGAGTTGACGATAGGTCTGTGGCAGGTCGTCGCCCACAAGATTGAGCAGCAGTGACTCGACTTCGGCGTATTCCAGCAACTCCATTTCCAGGCCGTCTTCCAGGTCGATCAGCGCGTAGCAGATGTCGTCCGCCGCTTCCATCAGGTACACCAACGGGTGCCGGGCCCAGCGTTGTTCTTCGAGTTGCGGCAGGCCTAGCTTGTGGGCGATCTGTTCGAGGATCGGCAGTTCGCTCTGGTAGCAGCCGAACTTGTGTTTCTTGTAGCCCAGGGAATCGGCATGGCGGGCGGTCCACGGGTATTTCAGGTAAGTGCCCAGGGTCGCGTAGGTCAGGCGCGTACCGCCGTCGAATTGGTGGTATTCCAGTTGGGTCAGTACGCGGAAGCCTTGAGCGTTGCCTTCGAAGTTGAGGAAGTCATTGCGCTCGGCGCTGCTCATGTCGTCCAGCCAGCCGCGCCCCGCAGCCTGTTGGAACCAGTGGCGGATGGCGTCTTCGCCGGAGTGCCCGAACGGCGGGTTGCCGATGTCGTGGGCCAGGCAGGCCGATTGCACCACCATGCCCAGGTCGCTCGGGTCGCACCAGTCGGGGAGGGCGCTGCGCAGGGTTTCGCCGACGCGCATGCCGAGGGAGCGGCCCACGCAGCTCACTTCCAGGGAGTGCGTCAGGCGTGTATGGATGTGGTCGTTGCTGGAGACCGGGTGCACTTGGGTCTTGCGGCCAAGGCGACGAAAGGCGCCAGAGAAGATAATACGGTCGTGGTCTTTGTGAAACGGGCTGCGCC
This window harbors:
- a CDS encoding deoxyguanosinetriphosphate triphosphohydrolase encodes the protein MDWPTLLTRERLGKPLHSPEELGRSPFHKDHDRIIFSGAFRRLGRKTQVHPVSSNDHIHTRLTHSLEVSCVGRSLGMRVGETLRSALPDWCDPSDLGMVVQSACLAHDIGNPPFGHSGEDAIRHWFQQAAGRGWLDDMSSAERNDFLNFEGNAQGFRVLTQLEYHQFDGGTRLTYATLGTYLKYPWTARHADSLGYKKHKFGCYQSELPILEQIAHKLGLPQLEEQRWARHPLVYLMEAADDICYALIDLEDGLEMELLEYAEVESLLLNLVGDDLPQTYRQLGAQDSRRRKLAILRGKAIEHLTNAAASAFVEQQDALLAGTLPGDLVEHMHGPAKRCVLDAKDMARKKIFQDKRKTLHEIGAYTTLEILLNAFCGAALEQHGGRTPSFKNRRILDLLGNNAPNPQWPLHASFLRMIDFIAGMTDSYATEMAREMTGRSSPQ